The region AGTTGAATAACGTGGGAAGTATAGTTAACGTGGGAAGAGAATATAGATGGCCACTAATGTTTCCTAATTTATAGGGCGTTCTTTTATCTCATTAAGTTCTATGTGTTAAATGGGACAGCCTTTAAATGTTCTACGAATCCGGCAACGTTAGCTAGTACTTAATTTGTTGTTTCACTGATGGTACAATCGCAAAGAGTTCAAATTCAGTCTTTTTCTACTTCTTCATTTCTTATCCGACATAACAATATGTCATTAtcgtaataaaaaaaattatctgaAAATCAATGCGTATTAATGAAAACCGTGATCTGTCCTCTTTAGTGAGAAGAGGAGACATGAGCTGGAGGAAGAGCTGTTTGTCTACTCAAGATCTGAAAAACGACAGTAAGTGCCCAACTCCACTCAAAGGGAAATTTCATTGAGATTGCACCACAGTCAAATTTTAAAGACCctttccagtgaaaatcaaggtTTTACCATGTTAACATATTCACGTGGTATTTTATACTAGAACACATTACTACGAGCAGAATAAGTAGTCACCTTCATGGGATAGCATTTCTGTTTTGAGACTTAATATTTTTACctgaaaattacagcttcaaaatcattgtgatgccccACAATGACCTGTTATAGgcagaatagagcctctgtcactgaTATTATGGGTTTAGCAttccagaaactgcactatgttgtctaacctttggaggagggtaggaaaaatgaaagaaaacactCAGAAACCTTCAACTTTTCAATGCAACAAATTGTGGTGTTGAGGCACGCCAGCGAGTTGAAACTGTGATGGGTGAGCATCCATCTCTGTATTCTGGTTTGTGAGATAAGTATTTTACCACAgctattttaaatttttaatgtaaaatagcAGTATGCGTTTACTGCTCCGTTCTTGTGTTGCTTAGTGCGTAGGTTCTGTAACAGCAAAGCTTAAGTGGAGAGGGAAACAAGGACTAAGTGCATAATGCAAATTTATTAGAGGTTTTCTTCTCAGAAATAACatctatttaaatttttatttaacatcTACAAGCATATTTtgcctttgtttacattttagacATTAAATGGTCTGCAGCTATGTTGTTCTCCAATTTATGCACTTATTCTTCAGCCACATATTTGTCTGCTAACTCGTCACAGTTTTTAGGATATCAACACAATTCAAACTCAGATTTGATTATTCAGatgtgtaatgtttttattacaCCTGGCATACCATAACCAACACATAAACAACACCATAGTACCATCGTCATTGTAGTCTTGAAGGTTTTCTCTTTAATTAGTTATTCTTTTGTACTGTTACATACATTCCATGTATTTTATTGTTCAGAGGGAACTTCACATAGAGAATGGTACGGTAGCGCAGCGGGTAGTGTCTCGGTCACAGCTCCTGGGaggtggaggttgtgggttcgggtcttgctccaggtgactgtctgtgaggagtttggtgtgttctcaccggtttcttccaggtgctccggtttcctcccacagtccaaaaacgcatgttggtaggtgtattggcgactcaaaagtgtccataggtgtgtgagttgccctttgatggactggcgccccctgcaggatATGAttccttgtgcctagtgattccgggtaggctctggacccaccgtgaccttgaattggataagcggttacagacaacgaatgaatgaagttcACATATAAACTTTTGTTTTAGGACAATCAAATGTAGCCTCTTTTCTCTCATGGATGATATGATGGCACTTAACACAAGTGCCTGAgacctgtttgtttttatatggcCTCACCAATTTCAGAGAtgcaaacaaacattttatgaTGATGTTAGAGCAGGAAATATGTAAGAGGTTAGTGGATCAGCGTTTATGATTCTGATTCAGAGTTTCCCCGTTATATTATTTCCCCTTGGCCTTTTTTAGACACAGAATATTTTTGCTATGGAGCACTAATTAACAAATGTAGCAAGAACCATTATTTTTTGTTCGTTAACTTTCTAGCTTGACCATCATCTTTGTTACAGCAGGGTTTGTCATTAACATTTTGCACATCAATCTCCATGATCAAATTTCTATTTATAGGCCCATTCATAGAAGAAGATGTTCTGCAAATCTAGGTAATGGGATTTTTAATGTTCTTTATGCTGTCTGCAGAGCCCAGCTACAATGTTCGAAGATGAGGCAGTATCACAAGGAACTATGTAAGAGAGAGCAGCAAGCAAAGGCTCGCAACCTTGAGCTCCTGAGAAATGTCGAGAGCCTAGTCTCAAATGCGAATGAATTTTCTATTGACTATAGTGTACTGCATCACTTGAAGGTAAAGTCTTGGAATGCTATTACTCTCCTTACTGTACTGGCATGTGCTGATGTGTCTACTTCATGGTTGTATGTGTGAATGCTCTGTGTTGATATAGGCCATGCTTGCCATACAGAGACTAGCTGTTATAAATAAAAGAGCAAATTGCTTGAAGGCAATAAAATCTTTCAAAACAAAGATTTCTCTCGTAAACTGTAAGCTTCAATTAGCGTGCTGCTTGTAATCCCATATCATTGTCTAATTCTCATCTACTGTTTGAGCGTTTGCACTCATTTTTGTTTCAGCAACAATTGTAAACACTCTAACACTGCCATTTATCACCACAaggaaatgagagaaagaaaacaatggCTGTGGTCGATTATCACTTAAAACTGAACAGTGCTCAACAGCTTAATATCAAATTTGCCAATTTGTTTAATTACACTACCCCGAATTAATTGCCCACTGTTGAGACTCTGAAGTACCTCTGGTTTTCTCCCTCCCTAAAAGAAGacagtttttctgttttattgtgtttggattatatttgtttattttttaattagagAAAGCATGGTATATAAATGTTCTTTAATGCTATCGATATGGTAGCTGTAATCTAAAATTACTACAGGCACCTAGTAAGAAATGAGTTTACATTATTACCAtgctaaattaaattaaactgcTAAATTACCAAGattcatattattaataatttgctGCAGTGTTCACAGAACTGACATCAGCAGtgttgtctctttctttctttttgttagCCTCAGGCTCTTTCTCATTTCTGCAATGCTAATATTTGTCtgtttaattataatattttgacCACGAAGGTTGTTATTACTGCTTTGTAAATCAGTGCAACCAGATAAAGGATTGTGCTTAGCTAGCAAAATGTCCCTTTCTGTGGAGCTGCTATTGTCTTAGGCGATTGAAGAGGGTGGCTGGAGGTAATCCCAGTGCCCTCACTGCTGCCATTAGCCTGTTTAATTGAAGTTTGGATTAGGCCAGTCAGTCTGGCTAACCACAAAATTGATTAAGAGCCCTGGCAAGCAGTGGTAAGGGCACTCAGAAGGGAATACCCACACTGAGGGACACTACATTTTCAGGGATAAACATAAGCCTCTCCTttcccttctcttttttttccttcccccaAGTTAGCTGTTTCCTTTGTATGACTTTAAATATATACCGTATTTGTGGTAAAAGTCAGAGTAATTCAAATcatgaaaggtttttttttattgttctagAAGGTTAacactgttgtttttgtagGTGGTTTTAAACAAGACTTGCTCAGAATTTTTAATCATTGAGTTGAGTGAATTCTATATTTTTTGGAACTTCTTGCAGCTGGaatataaaaatcatattaCGAGAATTCTGGAGTCGAGGAAgaagagtgagagcgagagagaactTGAAGCACAAAAAGTAAGACATTTATCATGTCATCATAAGATTACAATTGGTGAGAATGTACAAAGCTATCTCTATGTCTTTGATGAAACTATGATCATATGATGGAATCCAATATAAAGTGTACAATTTCAGTTTTCAAAGAAAAGAATTGAGAGTTGAAGAGAAAAATGGGCTGGCATATTCATTATTCTGTACAATTCTGCAAGAGAGTCTTTTTACAGTTTATATGGGGTATCAGTGTTCAAAGGCTACAATTAATTTATAATCAAAAGCAATTTGGGAAGTGCTTGAGGTAATTACTGTTTTGCTCACAACTTCAAATGGCTCTTTTACTTTAATAAAGGAGCATCCAAGTCTTTAAACCAGTAATGTTATGTAATTTTTTATGAAGCTCTTGAAAATGGGGTTGGGGTGTGGGGGACGACGACAGGTGAATTTCAGTAAGCCTTGTTTAGTTGTAGCAGTTATGCTAAGAAAACAGGTTACTTGGCGTCATGATGCTTGGCTATATTAAACAGTTGTTTTTAGCTGCATGTAAAAGTATCTCTTGCTCTGTGGTCCAGGAAAAAAGAATTCACAGATTTTAGTTTGGTTTTGTGTACTAATTTATCAGTCATCCTACGACATAGTAGTGTTTCTAGGTCTTGACAACACTGCTTACAGTGTAATTATTAGCCAACTGTGactataacaaataaaactacACTTTGGTTTGTAGTGATGAAAAATAGAAGTTGCCCTTATTTAGATAGCTCAGTGGTGGTAGGGTGAGGTTGGAGGGGTGTCCATTTTTCCTGTCGTATCTGTGATGGCGCAGGTGTCTAATCCGGCCTGCTATGACCGTGCCACCGATGTAGTTCAAGCCTGTGGCTGCTTCTTTCCCTCACTTCAAGCGGTTTGAACCCTTTCAGATGAAATGTGGAAGACAGCTCATAATGACTTGGAGCATGCTGTCTTGAGCAGTCACTTGTGACTGTGTgccaccccccaacacacacacacacgcaaaagCAAACGCACACTCccttctttctccctccctccagcCTGGCGATATTGTAATGAGCAGAGATGGGAGGAATCACTCCATTATGCATACGCGCCACTGCTGGCTGCGTGCATGTCCCCGAGGCTGCAGCATTCATTAAGGGGAGCTTACCGGCCTGAAAGCTGGGAAGCCATGATAACGGGATAtgattttcatatttaatacattCCTTGGAAGAGCAGGCGCGTGCCGCAGATTGATAGAAGAATCAATTGCTACTTTAGCGAAACACTTTCTACTTTGCCCCGCAGCTAGCGATGGAATCACTCAGCCAAGAAATTAActtttcctccctctccctctctctttctccttctctctttcttttttctctacCTCTGCACTGGATCTGCCAGGCAGACCGCACGGTTTACAGTGGATGTTATTAAGCAGCTAACTGTTTGGTATTTAAGACCCTTATCAGAAAAGAAACAGAAGCTatgctttttgttattttgtttggcagatttttttttttcctccctttccCTTCCACCACTCCGTAGTGCCATGGCAGACATGAATCAGAGCTCAGGCGCAAAGCACTGCTAATAAGATTAAAAGTTAAGACATTGATCTCAGTACACTCGGCTGAAAAAAAGACAGTTGGAGAAGAAATCTAACCTTGACCTAAATACATCTCAGGCAATCATTGAAAAGGCAAAAAGTGGCACttttgaacacttttgagttatATTGGTGGGGAAGGAGCTGGTGTAAACCGAATTGTCTGTGTTGAATTGCCAGGCTAGGACTAGTAAAAAAGAGCAAGAAAGAAGAATAGTATGGCATAACTTATGCTCCTAGGACAAGAAGTCTTTAAACTTCATGGCAAATAAATTTAGAGTTCAGAAACACCCGCTCTGCACTCATGTTAAGATGCCAAAAAATATTCTTTGGTGtgatgccatttaaaaaaaaaaaactgcttttgtttcttttaagaATTAAATCTTCCTTGGTTGGTTTAAAGACTCGTTTTTGTAAATGAGGTGTGCTGAGAATGGAGAatctttttaaagtttaaagaacaTGAACATAATGTAAAACTTTTTCACTAGAACTGTATATCCAAGCCAAGAACAATGTGGAATCATTTAGttgtgtagttattatattttttttttcttggtttgataatttattttattattttttactttctattttattgtattttttttacaggagGAGAGCAAGCCCTTGCCACACTGCATCGGGCAGTGTTCCCAACCTCCTGTCATCTTCACGGGTCGACAAACCCTCAAAGGCACTTTGAGGGATGGCGTCACAAGCGCACACTCACCATCTCTGACAGAGCTGATACCTAATCACCCTTCAGCTTCCTTGCCGCAAAGTGGCCTTTTGATGGATGCCCGAGTTTCAAAAGCCAACGGCAGCGCGGCTTTATCTGATGACATTCTAAACTCTGAGGATTTTGCTGCTGGCGCCAGCGACACGCGTGAAATGCGTCCAGCGTCTGACTGGGGCTTCTTCACAAGAGCCAGAGAGCAGTGTGGGCCGGAGCTGCTGGCCTTGCCTCACACGACCTTGAAGGCATCTGGAGTGTCCTCTCATCACAGAAGCATGAAGAGTGCGGAGAGCGGTGCGTCACTTCAGCACCGTCCCAGCCAGAGCTCTTCCCCAGACACCACTTACACGAGTGGCCCCTTACGGCACAGTGGCTCTGGAGAGCAGGACCGGGGAGCTGCTGGAGGGGCCAAGAAACCGCAAGAGTCAGCAGAAAAGCATCCAGATAGTTCAGGTTGGAATTCCCTGTTTATTTAAACCATCCTGGATTCATTTGTTGTTCTCAGCAAGACAAACAATCCTTCCTTGGCATTGAAGTTATGAGACGTGTAGGTAACAGAGTCTGGTCAAAATTCAAGTTTCAACGTTACTAATAAAGCTGGGGTTTTTTAGCTATGTGATTTAGTATTCCAAACATGTCTTGGGAAAAACACTACATTTGGCTTAAAGGGAACATTAGTGAATTAGATTTTTTTGGTTTTGCCGTTGCTTAACCCAGTCACATTCACGTGCTTATTTCAGTGCTTGTCAGTGTTTTATGTTTCAAACGAATGGTGTGTAATCATAATTCTGTGGACATTCTTTTGATGTTCCCTGTCTTTTAGATAAGAGTAAAAGCCCAAGCCCCAGTATCCCCAGTTCTGATGTGGATATCACACCTGGGCCTTCACTGAACTCTGCCAGTGATGTTTCTTTTTCACTTGAAGATAGTCTTCATGAGCAGGATAGCCCTCGGGGAGGTGCTACAATGCTGGAGATGGATGAAGAGCCAAAGCACAGAGCAGAGACTGGAAGACCCCTTTCTCCAGAACCTAGGTAGTACTGCACAATACAGCgctgataaaatgaataataataaatgtatgagCGCTTAAAACAAGAGTGTTATCTGGGCTGGTAAACCTGGTTCCCGTTAAGGTAATGATGATTTGAATTGAGACTCGTACACACAATCCAACCAGAAGTAGATCATGGTGTAGAAACTGTATTGCACCAGCCCTTCAGTAGTAGAACATCACTTGCTAAacgtagtattttttttttcgtacTACAATAAAAGTCATATTTAGCCAACTGAAGTATTTCAGTAGAATAGAACTTGTATATCATTTTTTAgttgtttgaaattgtccaGTATTATTCATAGTTGGTAAGGGCATCTTTCCCCTAATATGTAGTCTCTCAGTCAAATCATGATTGCTGGCGTAGGTTTGCTCTGTGAAATGTTGCACCTAAATTATAACGCAGCTAGTAAAGAAAGTtaaatacacataaaaataTTGTGCACATGCCATGTATGAATGAATCAGGCAGTAGATATGCACAGGTTAATTGTATGTTAACTACTGcttcagactgtagtccataaGTGATAATACTGTTAAATTCACCAGGTTTTCAGGAGATtcttttaaaggcacagactaCATCAGACTAAGCACAGCTTCTGCAAGAAGCTCTGTTTATGAATTcagtgttatgagtgtgtgcgtgtgcgtgcgtgtgagtgtgtgtgtgtgtgtgcatacatgtgcatgtgtgtgaagaTACGATGAACCAGGGTCATGCTCCAGAGGGTCTCACTCATTGTGGCTCAGTGGCAGCTTCAGGACACCTAGTAGGGAGGGCTCAGACCCTGAATCCAACATTATTGCCCTAATCCCAGATAATGCTCTAACGGAGCAATTTTCTGCTCGGGAGATTTGCCCAAGTCCTAGTGGATTCGACAATTTCTTGACTCCCCAGAGTGTTCTGAAGAATGGAAGTGTGGACAGTACTTTAGGAAAAGAGACCATGAGATGATGTGCACCAGTTTAAACAATGCAGTCATTGAGATATGTTTGGAAGTGTATTTGATTCTAAACTATTTTCATGTTCCATACACGTTTCTAACAAATTATATTACTactaattatattatattatataactaCTATTTATACTATATTATATTAGTACTAGTATCATTTTCTTTCTGAGTTTACCATGATGAATAAAGCACAAGCTGCAGtgtacaatttttatttttttttttttagcctggTTATCAACCCCttactttaaacaaaacaaatttccAAAAGTACACTCTGTGCCCATCGGCTGGAAAGCAGTCTTTTCACAGcataatgtttttattgacTTGGCACATCAATACGGCAGTCTGTTGCTGTGAGACATtcatgaatgtaactgtatgtcAATTATTTTATAACAGCCTTAGGTGCAGCTGGATGCTGACATATTTAGAAAGTATATAACTGAACACATCTGTAGCCATTTTAAAATTCTCTGTTTAAACACACAACTTCAGCAGTcaaattttgttttaaagaCATTAATGAGATGAAATCATTTGTTTGTTACACAGGTTGACAGCCAGATTCTGTCACTTTGTCTATTAAACGTAATTGGTGGACAAATTATTAATTggaattatgattattattacattaagcATTGAACATATTACATTAACTGTAGTATTTAACTGGAGcagactttttaaaataaatgttgcaaAAGGGGCTATGTTTCTAACATTAAggagtttttgttttgtttgtttgtttgtttgtgtttattcagatgcatgtgtgttctctcttagCTCTGTATTTACTTCAGCGGTGCTGACCTAACAACAGCTGCTGATTTCTTTACTCCGTGGTGTGTAAGTAGCCGAGTGTtttagtgtgaatgtgtggccTTGTAAGGAGATGAGTGTAGGAGACACACTCATCCCTTTTCTTCTCCCAGCTCGGAGAGAGAGCCAGCCATTAGTGTAAATCTCAGCATATCCCGGCGATATAGTGGTGTGTATGTTGTCCTGTTGAGTGCAGGGTCAAGGCAATCCTCTATTTTCAGTACAGAAAAGAGGGCTCTTCTATTGCCTTCACCTCCACTTTGACCAAGGTGAGTAAGCTAGGAGCTGTATTTTCCCTCTGCCTTTCAGTGTGTGAATCTGCCTCACTTTTGTGAGCGACTAACAGTAGTAATGGTTTACAGTGGTGCTTTGTAGAGGATTGAAGGTAAAGATCTGCATCTACAGCAGTGATCGTATCATATCCTCAGCACACGGCTGCACTCTTATTGGATCATGATTTGGTGAATGAGCTCTTTCTAGGCTATTTAAAGTGATTATGAATGAAAGGTTATAGTATGAGAGTTATTGCAAGACGTCCATATTTACCACAGAATGAAGACTGATATTACAGTGATGATGTGTAATCTTAGAATTTCACCACTTGAGGGACaaataacagtgaaatacccTTAAATATAGAAAGCAGAGCTGGTATATTTGGACACAACCATCATGTTCTAATAAAGTGAAGGAAAAATACTGCTGTATGTACCCAGGCCTAACCTTTAGCCTGAGAATGATGAATGAACAGAAATGATGGACAGCAGCAGATaatcaatgaaaataaaacctaCAGTGAAGTCTGGGTCTGCCTCCGGAGTGCTACAATAGTTATACTTGTATGTATACTTTGTAACTACTTTGCAGGTTCTGATGGGCATTACATTTCATTAATTTCAaattacagaagaaaaaaaacattatttttcatatgtaaattaaagtgtttttaaagtattttagtaatttttaggaaaataaataatcaaatatcTATTAGGTGTTTATTTCCCACCTTTTGGGAATGGTCcagtatgaaataaaaaaattgagaGACGCTCTCTGTCCCCTGCTGAAGGGGGCAGGGCTTTCGCCCATGCTACTGCAGCTCCTCTGAAGTGGACTTAGCCCAGATGGATTGTGCTCTACAGAATATCATGGATATAATTCGCAAGGGTGGCTTAATCAGGATGTTACCAGGAAACAACCTGCCAAAGAGAGGCAGCGATTGTTTGGTGGCCTCTGACCCCACGGCCCATTATAGATTGTCATAAATTCTTTTTGGGGCTTTCATGTGGTAGAGGCTCAGGATTTGGGCCTGAGCTTTGCAGGCACCATTCACTGAGGGCCACCCAGCGCTTAAGACTCCAGAAAGATAGATATGGTTTCACTAAACCCAGAGGTTCATATGTTATTTGTACTGCCACCCAAGATCAGCCCAATGGTGATATTTCtctgtttgtaaataaaaagtgaATGTTGGGGTTATGTAAAATTTAGAATTTTCTCCAGTATAACTTCTGATTACCCAAGGAAAGCGTAAAATATTAATAGATTAACATAAAGTAGTTTCCTTTTTTTGAGCATTTGTATTAACTTGCATTGTTATATGATCACAGTCTTCTACAAAGAAAACACTTCACAATGTAGAATGAGTGGGTCCATTATAATAAGTTCAGTATAggtcaacaaaaacacacaaccttCAGCAAATAAATTTAATACCAGATTTTTTTAGTGTTTAGACTGTCCACTTTTTATTACATCTTTCACTGTTTTTGAGTCTTGCTTTCCAAGTTAAAAAGAAATTGACAGGGATGTTTTTCCACACCCTCAAGTTCTCCCCCGCAAGAAAACCAAAACACATTCAGCAATATTGAGGTCTGGACTCTGGGGAGGCTGGGCCATTATGCTGAGAACAACATAATTTTCTTTATTGTTCAGAAAATGTCAGTGTCTTGGCAGTTACACACACTTTCATGCCCATATGACTGTAGTGGATTATGTCTCATCTAAAATTTCAAAGCGATTATCaacaaaaggaaaagaaaaaactacAACTACACATTTACAATGTTCATTTACTTTTAGGCTTTCAATGGATGGATTGTTTTATCTGCTGGGGAGCATTGAGGAGCGCCTTCCTGCTAAAGATGCCAGGCTGTACAGTAACTCTCCCGTCAGCGAGCAGAAGCTGACAGATATTATCAGGTaaaatgctttgctttgctTGAGTCATCTTTGCCTCCTcattactgtgtgtagtgttcaCGCTTCCAGTGGAAATTGCATTATCCTGTCTTTAAGAGCACTCACTTTAAATTAAGTGCCATTACTTGGCACCAACAACTCTCTAGCAATAAATCTTGGCCTCTGAGGGGTTTCAAATCACACTGAATTGTCATAGTAAGCCCTTCTTGCAGTTGAATTGTGGGGCAGATAATTA is a window of Hoplias malabaricus isolate fHopMal1 chromosome 1, fHopMal1.hap1, whole genome shotgun sequence DNA encoding:
- the kiz gene encoding centrosomal protein kizuna isoform X2 — translated: MAFCSTEYFGAIEIIQKSLYESEKRRHELEEELFVYSRSEKRQAQLQCSKMRQYHKELCKREQQAKARNLELLRNVESLVSNANEFSIDYSVLHHLKLEYKNHITRILESRKKSESERELEAQKEESKPLPHCIGQCSQPPVIFTGRQTLKGTLRDGVTSAHSPSLTELIPNHPSASLPQSGLLMDARVSKANGSAALSDDILNSEDFAAGASDTREMRPASDWGFFTRAREQCGPELLALPHTTLKASGVSSHHRSMKSAESGASLQHRPSQSSSPDTTYTSGPLRHSGSGEQDRGAAGGAKKPQESAEKHPDSSDKSKSPSPSIPSSDVDITPGPSLNSASDVSFSLEDSLHEQDSPRGGATMLEMDEEPKHRAETGRPLSPEPRLSMDGLFYLLGSIEERLPAKDARLYSNSPVSEQKLTDIIRSCLSADSAALWERWFTHVLQLLRLEVLPINSIVQLFTPLLVQNNASYTDKAEVLLKRLLTHAAETHLLSESEESSCSSLPSLLNDSLEIKPARPSKKSYSTTATQGVQSGEEDSADQSPVESIPIRETKAYQLLKQSVTQEKQWTNTHEEDGSDLETSGFTDIKKPESSKKLLQDSWEEPHNKVQAFSVVQSKAFWGDSDDTNSEIEMALRPQSHNASNDDFDDFYD
- the kiz gene encoding centrosomal protein kizuna isoform X1, whose product is MAFCSTEYFGAIEIIQKSLYESEKRRHELEEELFVYSRSEKRQAQLQCSKMRQYHKELCKREQQAKARNLELLRNVESLVSNANEFSIDYSVLHHLKLEYKNHITRILESRKKSESERELEAQKEESKPLPHCIGQCSQPPVIFTGRQTLKGTLRDGVTSAHSPSLTELIPNHPSASLPQSGLLMDARVSKANGSAALSDDILNSEDFAAGASDTREMRPASDWGFFTRAREQCGPELLALPHTTLKASGVSSHHRSMKSAESGASLQHRPSQSSSPDTTYTSGPLRHSGSGEQDRGAAGGAKKPQESAEKHPDSSDKSKSPSPSIPSSDVDITPGPSLNSASDVSFSLEDSLHEQDSPRGGATMLEMDEEPKHRAETGRPLSPEPRLSMDGLFYLLGSIEERLPAKDARLYSNSPVSEQKLTDIIRLCSQHGDMKGEGLSVCGAVVLQQLPLLSWNMPQGCLLPSDLVCTHWSTAVEPAQIRSCLSADSAALWERWFTHVLQLLRLEVLPINSIVQLFTPLLVQNNASYTDKAEVLLKRLLTHAAETHLLSESEESSCSSLPSLLNDSLEIKPARPSKKSYSTTATQGVQSGEEDSADQSPVESIPIRETKAYQLLKQSVTQEKQWTNTHEEDGSDLETSGFTDIKKPESSKKLLQDSWEEPHNKVQAFSVVQSKAFWGDSDDTNSEIEMALRPQSHNASNDDFDDFYD